The Engraulis encrasicolus isolate BLACKSEA-1 chromosome 24, IST_EnEncr_1.0, whole genome shotgun sequence DNA window GTGAACGCCAGTCCAGGCCACGGGGGAATCACTTCCTCAACGACGGTTACATTTTCCTGCAGATTTTTGCTGCTGGGtttttgacagctttggctgcgcTGCGCACCCTCGTTTGTCGGTTTCCTGTTAAGCAGGGCAGCATAGAGAGAGTGCAGATGGCACTGTAGGAGTGTTGGGGGTGGGTCCAGGTGGCTGCGTACATGTTAGCCAAAAGCAGAACTGAGAGCAGCTCTGCTGTCTGGTATTCAtgatcagaggcggactttccattaggcaaacctaggcaaatgcctggggccccaaccaaatctgtcctccataggggccccaactgtcacaccagtcgtggtaaacataggcttgatcttaattcgtCACTAACTGTATCGAAAGTCATTGATGGTGTGAGACAAAACTCTAAAATAGCACCGAAACACAGAATTttctgtctatataatgacttttgagggccccaagtttatatttcgccttaaaatggctagatccggccCTGATCATGATGACTAGATATATACCGAACCACAAAAAGACACTGATTTGACTACAGTGTCACAACAAGGTCCGTTTTTACCAAATGAAGAAATGAAATCAACGTACACACAAGAAATCTTTTCCCAGCAATTTTAAACAACAAGTGAGAACTTTGATATTCAAAGTGGAATAGGAAAAAAGGaagggataaaaaaaagaaacagcgaACAGCTTCACGTTTCAAATGTATGGTTCATCATAAGGTTCTACGTGATATGAAATGTGTTGTTCTGTAGCTTTGGAAATGAAGCAAAAACTGTCTGAAACCCAAAGCAGGAATTATAGagcaaggaaggaaggcaggaaggaagcATGCTGATCAGTGTGAATCCTGACTTGCCCGTGTATGTGATCCTGCACTATTATCTGACACCACACATTTCCTCATTTCTCCACTCCAACAATCAGCCGGTGCTAACAACTCAAGCAGATCAAGTATATCAGCATGCCGACAGATTCAGTCTTTTCTCTATGTACAGTCTAAAATCTCATCCTGACCatattgcgctctctctctctctctctctctctctctctctctctctctctctctctctctctcaggttgtcTTTAAGGCCAAGTCAAAGTACTCACCAGAACTTGTCAAGTACAGGTATGTGAAGGAAACTCATGACCTACAGTGCTTTAAGTGGGCTAGTATGCACAAGTAGGGAGTGCAGACACTTCTCACTTTAAgccagagcagtgtttcccaaccttttttgtcctgcataccccctgagccattttgtcatatgacgagtaccccctcgccctcactcgtgctctatcccaatgtgactacaggcaatatatttgttattactaCATTTTTCAGCAtaccccctgaagtgtgctcacgtacccctagtggtacatgtatcCCTGGGTGGGGAGCAATGTTTCCCAAGGTTTATtcgtcttgcgtaccccctaaccTTTTTGTCATGCCACGAGTAACCCCTAACTCACTGCTCTATATATCTTTCTCAATCCCAATGTGGCTACATTCCaaatattttttatcattacatcttCCCACAtacccccctgcagtgtgctcctaGAGGTACACATACCCATAGATGGGGAGCCACTGCTCTCTAGAGTACCAGCACTGTCTCCAGTATGGCATATTGCTaccttttaacttttttttaggTAAGTGCCGAACTACCGATACTTATTTTGAGTTAGtaaaaggagcactcctgccaatttcaatatgctcttGTATTGCCCTCGCTACCCTTGACttctcagtacccggtgatgctgcacttttttggctcagccctttccaagatatgagcttttcgaatgggggcagattttgtttacattgtacatttacggtttttgggaataaatcaagattttttttaatgaaatgtaaacatATACCTGCCCCCatcacaatgaccaggatcttggaaaaggctgaagaaaacaaaaaaaatctcatgtactgacaagtccagggtagtgtgagcattacaactgcatgttaaaattggCTGGAGTTACCCTTTAAAGCCCTGGTGACATCCACAGTGCCATCAAATACAACCATTAAAAAAAATCCCTcggaataaataaatgaataaatgaactcTCTACATGTCTGTGGTAAAGTCACTTGGTAGACTATTCATTGTATATCTGTCTTGTGTGCCTCCCAGGCTTCCCCTGTACCTGGTCTTCCTGTCCATAAGCCTGCTCTTCCTGGTGGTCAATCTCACCTGCGCCCTACTGGTCAAAATGACTAACACGGAAACCAAGAACATAGTCCTGGTGCGAGTGGCCATCAACGACACACTGTTTGTGCTCTGTGCGATCtcgctgtctctgtgtctctacaAGATTGCAAAGATGTCCCTGGCCAACATATATCTAGAGTCAAAGGTAAGAGTTGAAAAATGACAAAATGTTATTACttatggataaaagtgtctgctttaaaatgcaatgaaatgtaaaaatgtattttgtttcATTAAAAAATGTGCCTTCTGGGTCGACACCAAATTGTGTGATATAGGCTAACGATCACATCTGTGACAGATTTGTGTGCACTTTAATGTTCATGTGGATCCGTTTTAGAAAAAGGATATTTACAATATTGCCTTCTGGGTAGTCACCAAAATTGTGTGATATAATATAACAATTAAATCTGTGACATATTTGTTTGGCCACTTTCATGTCCATGTGGATCAGTGGTTAAAAAGTGAAAGGACGGGGGGGTTGGGAGTGGTgaccctccctctctgctcttcctGTCACCCACACCCTGGCTCGCTATCCGAGATGGTTGCTTAGCAACGCTGTGCCGGTTGCATTGAGTTTCCCATATGTTTCCAGAAGTTATACGGAACCGTAGGCTGTACAGTTCagtgcacaaaaacaaaaacaaaaacaaaaacaactgttCCCGGCAGTAGAATGACAAATGAacgaaacatacagtacacagctaTAAAAGCCCTACATTTGTCTTGCAGTATTTTGTTTCCTATTTGTCGAATGTATTGCATGTGTTGCTGTTGTGTCTCTTTGGTGTCAAACCCTATTTGTAaagctatgtatgtatgtttacTTGTAGGGGACATCTGTGTGCCAAGTGACTATAATCGGTGTGACAGTGATTCTGCTCTACACATCACGAGCTTGTTATAATCTGGTGGTCCTGGCTTTGGCAAACTTCAAAAGCATCAACTCATTTGATTATGACTGGTACAATGTATCGGATCAGGTATGGACACTGACTCTTGAttgtgtatagtacagtacaatacatatgGCCAGTTGTTAAATCTTGAttgcaattacatttttttttttctgtgggaaaccttaaaggtgcactgtgtaatatttttagcagttattTTTTCTCCGATTTTTTTCTGCCcgttcataaatgttacctttttcattaacatACCACCACCAGCataactattcattatgactgtgaaagttgcactttccatacatgaaaaggtggatcttctctatgtctgccattttaaatttccagaaatagacatttttagcagcaaaacttactttactttggtcgtactagtaaatattagtttattacggtatttagtaaatgttcatgaaaagatccaatgtggcaataggtagcacagtgCATACAGTATTATCTACTCTGGCCTCCATGATAAACAGCGCACCTTTAAAATGCTGCAAtagtaatgtgtttttttttgtttaaacgtGGCTTACCTAACACTATGATATAATAACCACCCTCGTTTACAGTGTGGTGCCACTAAAAATAATGTTGGTGCTAGCATcaacaaaatacagtatattcacagAATTATAGAAAATTATAATTAATTGTTACTACGTCTACAAACAGTCCAAATGTAtccctaaaaaataaaaaagaattttacatctgaaaaaaaaaacagaatcctCATTTATCTCTGGGTTGGCATACCTTACTGACATCACAACCGAATCAGTTGCTGAAATGTAGAATGGCACTGTCATGCTGGTGACTCTGGCTTACATTTCTGTACTAGTTTAGGAAGTGTAACAAATAAGTGTGTTGCCGTCACCCTGTCACCCTTTCAGGCAGATCTGCACTCCACCCTTGGGGATACAGGATACATAGTGTTTGGGGTGGTCCTGTTCGTGTGGGAACTGCTGCCCACCTCTCTGGTGGTCTTTTTCTTCAGGGTCCAGAGACCAACTCAGGACAGAGTAAGTGACGTTTGCCCTCTGTCTAAGCATTGCCATGTATTATTGCTGTTGTCAGCATTTTAATTGATTTATGTTGAACAACTGCCTGAAATTCCAGGTTGTTAAACTGAACAGTAGGCCATGACTAAGTTGTGTATCTTGGCCTGTAATAAATAAGATTGCAGTTTATAATGTGTCCTTTAGTAACCCACCAAGggagtatacagtacatacaagtgTCATATAAGTGTCAGTTGTGCTGTACTTGAATTGACAAATGCCATGTTCAAGTAAACATAAACAGGAAAATGCATGTCCTGTGTCTGCTGCGCCCGTCCTCATACAAACAAGGATATTACATCGCCCTAGTTGTAAAAGTAGTATAATTCATTATTTTTGCAACACAATAAAAGGTTGGAATTGAAGGTCATCTGCTAACCTGCCTGTCTGAAatctattttgttgttctttgtttttttgctttgttttgggtCTCCTAGAATGCAGCCATCATCCCTGGacacatcttctcttccagagcGTACTTCTTTGACAACCCCAGACGTTATGACAGTGACGATGATCTGGCATGGAGCATTATCCCACAAAATATCCAAGCCAGGtattacacagacacacgtgaCGTTACTATGTTACTGGTACAATTCATTCTTTGCACTTTCCTGAACGACTGATAGACACTAATTCTTATTGTAGTAGAGTAGAAAAGAGATATTGTGTTTATCCCAAAGGATAAACGAGGggcggggtccattggagctgattgtacatgggGTACCAACATTTGCTGCAACGCCCCTGCAAAAACCTGATCTCTCCTGCAGTACAGTGTGTAGAGCATCTACGTATATTTCCGGAGAAAAAAAGTGTCTTTTTTATCTTTCCAGCTTCACGTCGGACAGCTATGACTGGAGTGCCCAGACCAGTGGCTTTGCGGCCTACATAGGCGACGAGGACACTCTACACCCTCCACCACCAGAGGAACTAAACCCATACTAACACCGTCCCATTGGCTCCTCCAATGGGAACAGCTATTAGGAGACAAGGGCTGACTGCAGACACAAATTGCCAACAATATTTTCTATGACAACGTTTTTGTACAAGTAATCAAGTGTGTACTTTGAAGCCAGTAGTAACCAAGAGGGATTCTTTCTTTTCCTGTTTCTTTTTTGACACATGCACTGCATTTTGTCAACATGTCTGAGTTCACTGTATGTTACGTTAACATGATCATTAATATATTTCAGACGGTGGATATTGAGGGATGTTAAATGTATATTGTTTGTTTTCTATGGATTGTTGGGAAGTCGACTTaaaattaatttattattatgcACAACCATGTTCCCTCCTTGTTTCTGTGTTTCATCTTTTACTGAGACATTTAATATACTTTGTGCAAcattgtttgtgtatgtttgacaATACACATATTTTAAGAACCCGGAATAAAAGTGTCTTTGTAGGGAGGATTTTATAACTAGAGTCGGGCTGTTCTTTCTGTAGGACATGCATCCAACACTGACCCAACAAAATCAACCAAATCTTCATGAAGCTGACTgttaacccaggtgaaaaagtggttaaatttagtacaataaaagtatgactgaagtgtacttagcatgttaaaagtgcactcgtgctttttgtgctaagaaaaagtatgtttacaatatgcttatcagtgatgcgcgggtcgacgaaaaaacaagacacacccgaccgcttttttccctagtccgcccgcttgccctgcccgcaagaaatattcatgaaaaatattgacccggcccgcttcccgacccgcctttgaaaatagtagccgtgcgtctttatgaacaccctaacgtcattggcaaagcacaatcaggtcaataaaggtcttaaaaaatgaatttgcgtcaagaacaagacagctgtgcatttcaacaggacatgttggatttttgaaccgaggccatgcaatgaggactgccgactgtcaccgagcagacggagccagccgtcaagtggattgcctcgtagtcatggtacgacacaggaaatgaaaacaaactctgtaagcaacccatgagcgcgaaaccattacaattgtataagaaaatatgcaggctatatccatcactgcactgtttagagagcaccctctgtgttcttcaaaatgcactcaatggttgcacctgctgcaccagttgcgcgcagaagatattcggccgacgcaggagcctcattaagtctcctgcagagcgcatggcaccatcgtagttattcagccatataaactttgatctatttcgcaaaaaatgtccctgtctgctaaagtaaactatagcctattggctagcctatagcctactttaaaattcggcatcatttcaaaggtcctgaccgaccgcacccgacccgaatttcattaaaaataatatttcataacccgtgcctgcggtcaaccgcagttaattgcaagcgcccgctgctttcgggtcagcccgcgcatcactgatgtCAAGCCCTGAAATGGACATGTGTTGAATGATTGGACTTTAAATGtttcatgtgtaggcctataatgtttgtGAATTATGTCTGTTTGGTGTGGGGATTCTGTGGGCAACAATGGGCAATGTTTGTCGATATGATTTGTAACTGGCgttttgttttggaaaggtcctggagaaatggtacgggccaattgtgattgtgtgtctgcattggtcAATTGAATAATTGCCTGCGTAGTGAAGGGTATGTAAAACCCAGCTCATTGTTGAGAGTGAGCGAGATAGGCGAAGCAGCTGTTTATCGGTGTAAGCTGTCTTCAGAAATGTTGTTAAAAGTAGCTGCTGCTGAGAGCGGTAACAAAGTGTCAGAAGTTGTGCCCTCACTTTTGTATTGAGTATTTTGAGTTGCCAGTCGAGTTTTGTTAATGTCCTTGACGTTGCCCACGagcacatttttgttttgtcGAAAATAAAAACGCTTCGAAGTTTAATTACGGTTTCCTGACCATCCATCCTCCGACCCTCGAAATTGTAACGTCATCCTGACAGGAGAAGAACGAGCTTTTCcacatgcaccatcatgcatgtcccatcatgcaatccacttcttggaggtaaatttctcaaacagaaagccattcatcctgaaggaatatttttggtttgcatgaaaatattgctcattgttatattctgtgtttattgtaggggtttttaaaatttaaattggtacacaaaaaatgaccatgttcccaccgtcattatgatggtcacgtatatgttctggtatatataggctcacacttcctgcAGTGTCATAATTGGAGGTAAGTTGTATCTAATTGTTCACACAATGAATACTGTGTCACCATTAGTCATCAATCCAAGTGAACAGTTGCAGGAAGGAGCaagattgaaagaaagtgaaatgtgtaggcctacctgaaatctctgtaacaatgcaatgattgtaaatgtcagtcatgcgaagcatacatactgtaacactactgtgactgtggttgtgtgtaatgtacaagctctgaggaccagcatgaattgtaatattacatttataatatttcatgtacttgggagtgtactgtaaatacacttcaagcatacctgttatatatttacaatacttcatatgatatactttttacagacttaaaatgttccaatgtagtccaaagaagcatgaagttaatatacttttattgaacttctagtaacaataaaatgttatagaagtgtactcaagcacactcttaatgccatacgaatgcatgaaaagcgtgtttggagcatactttcaaaagtatgcttgtagtgcacttaaagttgtccaaaagcggtgccaatttagcatcctcagtgtgctgcaagtgtgctgacgtactgctttagtagtgcttcagcgcactaatagtgcaatgaagcgcactttaaatcgccgaaaatagtacactttgtactaagtacggacaaaaaaagtacactttaagtatatgggtttttcacctgggaacacTTCACCTAGGCCCTATTATCTActgtacgtttacatgatgtttttaattctgaattaataattcataaTCAGATaattctgtcgagtttactttgatctttcatttaattctgaattaagaggtgtttacatgacattttcaaatcaGAATTAAACTTAATCCAGAATTAAAGTctgttaattccgaattaaatgtctcatgtaaacgtagcaatacCTACAAAAGAATACAAGGATACAAGATGTGTTATTTGCCACATACATCCAATTACTAAAAGTAGGACTATGAAATCAGATACATTATTGATTGTAACTGAAGTGAAAGTCTGACTTCTGTCGCTGTGATAACACAGTGAAGacgacaaaattgcatttatattttaCCCAGTGACGATAAGAGAACAGCCTAACACATGATGTCCCATTGGAGCAGGTTGTGTGGGCAGGTGAGATGCAAGAGACCTCAGTCACAGcgaaggatggaggagagcttAACTGTTCATCCCACTGACCTctgttcatcctcatcctcccacCCCAGCTGTGTTGGAATCAGCGACTGACTCTGAATTCTTTCTCAAAGCTACGATCATTTCTTAACTTAAGGGTCAAAAAATAAATTATATACGTCTATGTAAATACATTTTACactgttaattattattattattattattattattattattattttaagcaCCACTCAGTCATCAGAGTGATGAATTCTATTAaaattctctctttcacacttatCGACAACGTATCGATTCAAATTTACCCTGAATATTTGTCATGCAATGTTtagcagctactgtaggctatgtgtggcaCACAGACCCCCGTGTTCGATTGGTTTGACCCCTGACAtcagaccaccaccaccagacgtGCGCCTGCCTGCTGCGCCACGCCGCACAGCTGCTGAGCGCGCGAGTTTATCAACAGCGACTGCTCTATGAACTTGACAGGGTACTTCACGgataatttaataataatcataaaagTGATTGCACATTAAACAACGTTGACTTTAAATAATAACAGAGAAGCAATGCAGGTGAGCTTACAATAATCTATTTTCTTCGGCCAGAATCAACTTAAAACAGCATTCAAAGCACACGTGTTTAGCAAAACTTTTCACaacttgctagctagctagcctcGTTTCAGAAATTGGTAATGGTTGTAATGTGGAGAACAACGTTCAGTGAAAGATTTGCTTACCTTGTCCGTGTCTCATCAACAGAGGCCATTTGATCGCCTTGCAGCGCAGATGCAAGATTTAACCGGAGATGGAGGAGTTTTAAAACGGGTCATTAAACCTGGCGAAGGGCCTCTTGTCCCAAGAGATGCTTCCGTTCTAGGTAGGCTGACGATGGTGAATTGTTCATAGACAATCAATCGCGTATTGTAGCAATATTATAGACGTACTTTCTATGATCAACTGACATATGTTGTCATCTGCCCATAGTTAAACTTTCAGGATATCTGGAGTACGCTGACGAACCTTTCGAGTCGACAAGTAAATACAAATACCCAAGAATGATGAAACTAGGCAGAGGTAAGAGCTGCACTAGCCTACACCTACACTGTGTGGAGTGCTTGTGCCCATGGGATGTGTAGATGTCTTTCTCTTGTaatgtatggtaggcctat harbors:
- the gpr137ba gene encoding G protein-coupled receptor 137Ba yields the protein MEAPVRESGAAAGVEAEAGAAPAVMVAAMEPAAMAMTAAAEYFANGSALPPPPLPTLSPAVPPYVKLGLTVAYTIFYSLLFVFVYAQLWLVLRYRHKRLSYQTVFLFLCLLWAALRALLFSFYFRDCVTANTLGPFAFWLLYCCPVCLQFFTLSLMNLYFAQVVFKAKSKYSPELVKYRLPLYLVFLSISLLFLVVNLTCALLVKMTNTETKNIVLVRVAINDTLFVLCAISLSLCLYKIAKMSLANIYLESKGTSVCQVTIIGVTVILLYTSRACYNLVVLALANFKSINSFDYDWYNVSDQADLHSTLGDTGYIVFGVVLFVWELLPTSLVVFFFRVQRPTQDRNAAIIPGHIFSSRAYFFDNPRRYDSDDDLAWSIIPQNIQASFTSDSYDWSAQTSGFAAYIGDEDTLHPPPPEELNPY